Proteins encoded within one genomic window of Brassica rapa cultivar Chiifu-401-42 chromosome A09, CAAS_Brap_v3.01, whole genome shotgun sequence:
- the LOC103842893 gene encoding cyclin-A2-3 isoform X3 codes for MVQENAVSRPFTRAFASSLRASTTHNQQRANRKRPASEEDKKNITAPTPNKKKKRVVLGDISNVGFNAAKLEEAKNIIKQVKKESVDTSEVTDLQSKTHAKAEGVSNDTADNCKSDVIGTSTSLGIPKVINIDSDDKDPLLCCLYAPEIYHNLRVSEVSEEYTLVPDTLYLTVYLIDWFLHGNHIERQNLQLLGITCMLIASKYEEICAPRVEEFCLMTDNTYTREQVLEMENQVLAHFSFQIYTPTPKTFLRRFLRAAAQASSYLSQRRRELEFLASYLTELTLLDYRFLKFLPSVIAASAVFLAKWTLDQSNHPWNLTLEHYTTYKASDLKASVHALQDLQLNTRGCPLSAIRMKYRQEKFKSVAVLISPKLLDTLF; via the exons ATGGTGCAAGAAAACGCTGTCTCTCGTCCTTTCACTCGTGCCTTTGCCTCTTCCTTGCGCGCTTCTACTACACATAATCAACAGAGAGCAAACAGAAAAAGACCAGCCTCGGAGGAGGATAAGAAGAACATCACTGCACCCACACccaataagaagaagaagcgagTGGTATTAGGAGATATCTCAAACGTTGGCTTCAATGCAGCTAAACTCGAGG AGGCGAAAAACATCATCAAGCAGGTCAAGAAAGAATCGGTTGATACCTCAGAAGTCACAGATCTTCAGTCCAAGACCCATGCAAAAGCTGAAGGTGTATCAAATGACACAGCTGATAACTGTAAAAGTGATGTTATTGGTACTTCAACTTCACTGGGTATCCCAAAAGTCATAAACATTGATTCTGATGACAAGGATCCTTTACTCTGCTGCCTCTACGCTCCTGAAATCTACCACAATTTGCGTGTATCAGAG GTCTCTGAGGAATACACGCTTGTACCCGACACTCTTTACCTCACGGTGTATCTCATAGACTGGTTCCTCCACGGAAACCACATAGAAAGACAGAATCTTCAACTCCTTGGCATCACTTGCATGCTAATTGCCTC GAAGTATGAGGAGATATGTGCGCCACGTGTCGAAGAGTTCTGCCTCATGACAGATAACACCTACACAAGAGAACAGGTCCTGGAGATGGAGAACCAAGTGCTTGCGCATTTCAGCTTTCAAATATACACTCCCACTCCGAAAACTTTCTTGAGGAGGTTTCTCAGAGCAGCAGCGCAAGCCTCATCTTACCTGAGCCAGCGCCGCCGTGAACTGGAGTTTCTTGCCAGCTACTTAACGGAGCTGACGTTACTAGACTATCGTTTCTTGAAGTTTCTTCCTTCTGTCATAGCTGCTTCAGCGGTTTTTCTTGCCAAATGGACATTGGACCAATCAAACCACCCATGG AATCTAACACTTGAGCACTACACAACGTACAAAGCGTCTGACCTGAAAGCATCCGTTCATGCCTTGCAAGATCTCCAGCTTAACACCAGAGGTTGCCCTTTGAGTGCTATTCGTATGAAGTATAGGCAAGAGAAA TTCAAATCTGTGGCGGTTCTCATATCTCCAAAACTACTTGACACACTATTCTGA
- the LOC103842893 gene encoding cyclin-A2-3 isoform X1 has translation MVQENAVSRPFTRAFASSLRASTTHNQQRANRKRPASEEDKKNITAPTPNKKKKRVVLGDISNVGFNAAKLEEAKNIIKQVKKESVDTSEVTDLQSKTHAKAEGVSNDTADNCKSDVIGTSTSLGIPKVINIDSDDKDPLLCCLYAPEIYHNLRVSELKRRPVPDFMEKTQKDVTHSMRGILVDWLVEVSEEYTLVPDTLYLTVYLIDWFLHGNHIERQNLQLLGITCMLIASKYEEICAPRVEEFCLMTDNTYTREQVLEMENQVLAHFSFQIYTPTPKTFLRRFLRAAAQASSYLSQRRRELEFLASYLTELTLLDYRFLKFLPSVIAASAVFLAKWTLDQSNHPWNLTLEHYTTYKASDLKASVHALQDLQLNTRGCPLSAIRMKYRQEKFKSVAVLISPKLLDTLF, from the exons ATGGTGCAAGAAAACGCTGTCTCTCGTCCTTTCACTCGTGCCTTTGCCTCTTCCTTGCGCGCTTCTACTACACATAATCAACAGAGAGCAAACAGAAAAAGACCAGCCTCGGAGGAGGATAAGAAGAACATCACTGCACCCACACccaataagaagaagaagcgagTGGTATTAGGAGATATCTCAAACGTTGGCTTCAATGCAGCTAAACTCGAGG AGGCGAAAAACATCATCAAGCAGGTCAAGAAAGAATCGGTTGATACCTCAGAAGTCACAGATCTTCAGTCCAAGACCCATGCAAAAGCTGAAGGTGTATCAAATGACACAGCTGATAACTGTAAAAGTGATGTTATTGGTACTTCAACTTCACTGGGTATCCCAAAAGTCATAAACATTGATTCTGATGACAAGGATCCTTTACTCTGCTGCCTCTACGCTCCTGAAATCTACCACAATTTGCGTGTATCAGAG CTTAAACGCAGACCGGTTCCAGACTTTATGGAGAAGACACAAAAGGATGTCACTCACTCCATGCGTGGAATTCTCGTTGATTGGCTTGTGGAG GTCTCTGAGGAATACACGCTTGTACCCGACACTCTTTACCTCACGGTGTATCTCATAGACTGGTTCCTCCACGGAAACCACATAGAAAGACAGAATCTTCAACTCCTTGGCATCACTTGCATGCTAATTGCCTC GAAGTATGAGGAGATATGTGCGCCACGTGTCGAAGAGTTCTGCCTCATGACAGATAACACCTACACAAGAGAACAGGTCCTGGAGATGGAGAACCAAGTGCTTGCGCATTTCAGCTTTCAAATATACACTCCCACTCCGAAAACTTTCTTGAGGAGGTTTCTCAGAGCAGCAGCGCAAGCCTCATCTTACCTGAGCCAGCGCCGCCGTGAACTGGAGTTTCTTGCCAGCTACTTAACGGAGCTGACGTTACTAGACTATCGTTTCTTGAAGTTTCTTCCTTCTGTCATAGCTGCTTCAGCGGTTTTTCTTGCCAAATGGACATTGGACCAATCAAACCACCCATGG AATCTAACACTTGAGCACTACACAACGTACAAAGCGTCTGACCTGAAAGCATCCGTTCATGCCTTGCAAGATCTCCAGCTTAACACCAGAGGTTGCCCTTTGAGTGCTATTCGTATGAAGTATAGGCAAGAGAAA TTCAAATCTGTGGCGGTTCTCATATCTCCAAAACTACTTGACACACTATTCTGA
- the LOC103842893 gene encoding cyclin-A2-3 isoform X2 gives MVQENAVSRPFTRAFASSLRASTTHNQQRANRKRPASEEDKKNITAPTPNKKKKRVVLGDISNVGFNAAKLEAKNIIKQVKKESVDTSEVTDLQSKTHAKAEGVSNDTADNCKSDVIGTSTSLGIPKVINIDSDDKDPLLCCLYAPEIYHNLRVSELKRRPVPDFMEKTQKDVTHSMRGILVDWLVEVSEEYTLVPDTLYLTVYLIDWFLHGNHIERQNLQLLGITCMLIASKYEEICAPRVEEFCLMTDNTYTREQVLEMENQVLAHFSFQIYTPTPKTFLRRFLRAAAQASSYLSQRRRELEFLASYLTELTLLDYRFLKFLPSVIAASAVFLAKWTLDQSNHPWNLTLEHYTTYKASDLKASVHALQDLQLNTRGCPLSAIRMKYRQEKFKSVAVLISPKLLDTLF, from the exons ATGGTGCAAGAAAACGCTGTCTCTCGTCCTTTCACTCGTGCCTTTGCCTCTTCCTTGCGCGCTTCTACTACACATAATCAACAGAGAGCAAACAGAAAAAGACCAGCCTCGGAGGAGGATAAGAAGAACATCACTGCACCCACACccaataagaagaagaagcgagTGGTATTAGGAGATATCTCAAACGTTGGCTTCAATGCAGCTAAACTCGAG GCGAAAAACATCATCAAGCAGGTCAAGAAAGAATCGGTTGATACCTCAGAAGTCACAGATCTTCAGTCCAAGACCCATGCAAAAGCTGAAGGTGTATCAAATGACACAGCTGATAACTGTAAAAGTGATGTTATTGGTACTTCAACTTCACTGGGTATCCCAAAAGTCATAAACATTGATTCTGATGACAAGGATCCTTTACTCTGCTGCCTCTACGCTCCTGAAATCTACCACAATTTGCGTGTATCAGAG CTTAAACGCAGACCGGTTCCAGACTTTATGGAGAAGACACAAAAGGATGTCACTCACTCCATGCGTGGAATTCTCGTTGATTGGCTTGTGGAG GTCTCTGAGGAATACACGCTTGTACCCGACACTCTTTACCTCACGGTGTATCTCATAGACTGGTTCCTCCACGGAAACCACATAGAAAGACAGAATCTTCAACTCCTTGGCATCACTTGCATGCTAATTGCCTC GAAGTATGAGGAGATATGTGCGCCACGTGTCGAAGAGTTCTGCCTCATGACAGATAACACCTACACAAGAGAACAGGTCCTGGAGATGGAGAACCAAGTGCTTGCGCATTTCAGCTTTCAAATATACACTCCCACTCCGAAAACTTTCTTGAGGAGGTTTCTCAGAGCAGCAGCGCAAGCCTCATCTTACCTGAGCCAGCGCCGCCGTGAACTGGAGTTTCTTGCCAGCTACTTAACGGAGCTGACGTTACTAGACTATCGTTTCTTGAAGTTTCTTCCTTCTGTCATAGCTGCTTCAGCGGTTTTTCTTGCCAAATGGACATTGGACCAATCAAACCACCCATGG AATCTAACACTTGAGCACTACACAACGTACAAAGCGTCTGACCTGAAAGCATCCGTTCATGCCTTGCAAGATCTCCAGCTTAACACCAGAGGTTGCCCTTTGAGTGCTATTCGTATGAAGTATAGGCAAGAGAAA TTCAAATCTGTGGCGGTTCTCATATCTCCAAAACTACTTGACACACTATTCTGA